A window from Setaria italica strain Yugu1 chromosome VIII, Setaria_italica_v2.0, whole genome shotgun sequence encodes these proteins:
- the LOC101760647 gene encoding aldehyde oxidase GLOX yields MPKPRPFLPHILLSLIIANAGADDVPLPPQEPTPAAASFPGEWQLLHASIGVSAMHMQLLPGDFVLMFDRTDTGPSNISLPALAPCAAAADGPADCTAHSVLLDLRSNVLHPYPLATNPWCSSGALLPNGTLLQTGGFSNGDRVARLFSPATGWVELPSALAARRWYATDMILPDGRVLVLGGRRQFNFEFFPHDAAAPAAALTFFPFLDETTELDTEDNLYPFLHLLPDGTVFVFANDRAVVFDPYNRAPLRRLPAVPGGVPRNYPSSGSSVLLPLRPDAPAHAEVLVCGGAPRGAYRLALRNGTFVPADRTCARIAPTDMDPAWAVEEMPMARVMGDMVLLPTGDVLIVNGAAAGTAGWELGREPVTRPVLYRPDAQLGARFEALAPSATPRMYHSSAALDTYGRVLVGGSNPHVGYVFTNVTYPTELSLEAFLPPYMDARLDGARPRVMAAPAEVGYGEASAVRFEVPGHVAGGAEAAAGEVRVAAVAPAFATHSFGMNQRVVELAVGRVAQLDVGVYEAEVAAPPTPGVAPPGYYLWFVVHAGVPSSAAWVRMRPLGPAT; encoded by the coding sequence ATGCCAAAGCCAAGACCCTTCCTTCCCCACATCCTCCTCTCCCTGATCATCGCCAatgccggcgccgacgacgtcCCGTTGCCGCCGCAGGAGCCCACGCCAGCAGCAGCCTCGTTCCCCGGCGAGTGGCAGCTCCTGCACGCGAGCATCGGCGTGTCGGCGATGCACATGCAGCTCCTCCCGGGCGACTTCGTCCTCATGTTCGACCGCACCGACACGGGCCCCTCCAACATCTCCCTACCCGCGCtggcgccgtgcgccgccgccgccgacggtcCCGCCGACTGCACGGCGCACTCGGTGCTCCTCGACCTCCGCTCCAACGTGCTCCACCCGTACCCGCTCGCCACCAACCCGTGGTGCTCGTCGGGGGCGCTCCTCCCCAACGGCACCCTCCTCCAGACTGGCGGCTTCTCCAACGGCGACCGCGTGGCGCGGCTCTTCTCCCCGGCGACGGGTTGGGTCGAGCTCCCGtccgccctcgccgcgcgccggtGGTACGCCACCGACATGATCCTCCCCGACGGCCGCGTGCTCGTCCTCGGCGGCCGGAGGCAGTTCAACTTCGAGTTCTTCCCGCACGACGccgcggccccggcggcggcgctcacgTTCTTCCCGTTCCTCGACGAGACCACGGAGCTCGACACCGAGGACAACCTGTACCcgttcctccacctcctccccgacggCACGGTGTTCGTTTTCGCCAACGACCGCGCCGTCGTCTTCGACCCCTACAACCgcgcgccgctccgccgcctccccgccgtccccggcggcgTTCCCAGGAACTACCCGTCGTCGGGGTCctccgtcctcctcccgctccgccCCGACGCGCCGGCGCACGCCGAGGTCCTCGtctgcggcggcgcgccgcgcggcgcgtaCCGGCTCGCGCTCCGCAACGGCACGTTCGTGCCCGCCGACCGGACCTGCGCCCGCATCGCGCCGACGGACATGGACCCGGCGTGGGCGGTCGAGGAGATGCCGATGGCGAGGGTGATGGGGGACATGGTGCTGCTCCCCACCGGCGACGTGCTGATCGTgaacggcgcggcggcggggaccgcCGGGTGGGAGCTCGGGAGGGAGCCCGTGACGCGGCCGGTGCTGTACAGGCCGGACGCGCAGCTGGGCGCGCGGTTCGAGGCGCTGGCGCCGTCGGCGACGCCAAGGATGTACCACTCGTCGGCGGCGCTGGACACGTATGGCCGGGTGCTCGTCGGCGGCAGCAACCCGCACGTTGGGTACGTGTTCACGAACGTGACGTACCCGACCGAGCTCAGCCTGGAGGCGTTCCTGCCGCCGTACATGGACGCGCGGCTCGACGGCGCGCGGCCGAGGgtgatggcggcgccggcggaggtcGGGTACGGCGAGGCGTCGGCCGTGCGGTTCGAGGTGCCCGGGCACGttgccggcggcgcggaggcggcggcgggggaggtgagggtggccgcggtggcgccggcgttcgCGACGCACTCGTTCGGGATGAACCAGCGGGTGGTGGAGCTCGCCGTGGGGAGGGTGGCGCAGCTGGACGTTGGGGTGTACGAGGCCGaggtcgccgcgccgcccacacCCGGGGTGGCGCCGCCGGGGTACTACCTGTGGTTCGTCGTGCACGCCGGCGTGCCCAGCAGCGCCGCCTGGGTGCGCATGCGACCGCTCGGACCAGCCACATGA
- the LOC101775093 gene encoding putative disease resistance protein RGA1 — MAVVLDVLASYVQNMLIEMAKEEVHKLLGVSGEIDKMCTKLGDLKNSLADADRRNITDSSVQAWVRELKGAMYEATDILDLCQLKSMERQPGMDTGCFNPLLFCMRNPLHAHDISSRIKNLNKRLDGIKNRGAAFDFINLVSYEDRNRMVASFHPSKRETSGELDGSGVVGEKIEEDTKSLVRMMTQGTETSYGDKNILIFAIVGVGGIGKTTLAQKIFNNKIVQEEFSKKIWLSVNQELSAIELLQRAITEAGGDHQAASNTKGALERTLKEALNGHKTLLVMDDVWNHEAWEGVLKTPLINTLARGSRVLVTTRDIRVARGMMAEEPYHHVKKLEPEVAWSLLKNQVVGNENNEPQIDMLKDIGMGIIEKCDGLPLAVKVMGGLLRQRRARRGDWENVLNDSIWSVSQMPEELNYAIYLSYQDLHPSLKSCFLHYSLLPKSTWFYLDEIVGMWISEGFVHGNWHDLEELGRQYYEELILRNLIELDKKYIDQQVCNMHDVVRSFAQYVARNEALVAHRIESGIFDKLNSQKFIWLSVETTGSESNELEWSSLQAQISVRTMISVGHIKFKPSDLLLSFSRLRILHIQSAEFDTLAESFFRFKHLRYLSIKHTNISRLPESIGKMKLLQHISLFGCKCLVKLPGSIAKLQQLRLLNLSGTSITHIPRGLGVLTNLRKLYGFPAQIDGDWCSLEELGPLSQLIDLHIRGLENVPSSSFASKAKLSEKVRLSYLRLSCTSGHGHDDGLVKDKERIFEEQQRVIEEVFDELCPPSCLVNLAILRYFGRRLPAWMTSTAVVPFGNLRILTMIDLPCCMELPDGLCKLPCLEFLQIDRAPSVKHVGPKFLKPYHPENLGSVVEFEVLESPELERICNLPKLQRLCISMCPKIKELDGLSALEMLKLEDYDMNTLPGYLQDINLRHLQIYCDISLLTSIANGKSSPEWDKFQHIQQVNAYADDGKDIVPRKWYVSYTKDPFSFETNYISPTFVSGHGEEEQGSALRRARKPLPPTRCLRRFPSGPEK, encoded by the exons TGTGCAGGCATGGGTTAGAGAGCTTAAGGGTGCCATGTATGAGGCCACCGACATCCTTGACCTATGTCAACTCAAGTCCATGGAGAGACAACCAGGTATGGATACGGGATGCTTCAACCCCTTGCTCTTTTGCATGCGGAATCCTCTCCATGCCCATGACATCAGCAGCCGAATCAAGAACCTTAACAAGAGGCTAGATGGCATCAAGAACCGTGGCGCTGCCTTTGACTTCATCAACCTCGTATCATATGAGGACCGCAACCGAATGGTGGCATCCTTTCATCCTTCTAAACGGGAGACATCGGGGGAGCTCGACGGTTCAGGTGTGGTTGGTGAAAAGATCGAGGAAGACACAAAGAGTCTAGTGCGAATGATGACACAAGGGACGGAAACTAGCTATGGAgataaaaatattttgatttttgctATTGTGGGAGTTGGTGGGATTGGTAAAACCACACTTGCCCAAAAGATCTTTAACAACAAAATCGTACAAGAAGAGTTCTCAAAGAAAATTTGGTTAAGTGTTAACCAAGAACTTAGTGCGATTGAGCTATTGCAGAGAGCCATAACTGAAGCCGGGGGCGATCACCAAGCAGCTAGTAATACAAAGGGTGCACTTGAGCGAACCCTTAAGGAAGCCTTGAATGGGCATAAGACTTTATTAGTGATGGACGATGTTTGGAACCATGAAGCATGGGAAGGTGTGCTCAAAACTCCCTTGATCAACACCCTTGCTCGTGGTAGCCGTGTTCTTGTCACCACAAGGGACATCAGAGTTGCCCGAGGGATGATGGCGGAGGAACCATACCACCATGTCAAAAAGTTAGAACCTGAAGTTGCCTGGTCCTTGCTCAAGAACCAG GTAGTTGGGAATGAAAACAATGAACCACAGATTGATATGCTAAAGGATATTGGAATGGGAATTATAGAAAAATGTGATGGTTTGCCACTTGCTGTCAAAGTAATGGGAGGCCTCCTACGCCAGAGAAGGGCAAGACGAGGCGATTGGGAAAATGTTCTAAATGATTCTATATGGTCAGTATCTCAAATGCCTGAAGAGCTAAACTATGCAATATACCTCAGCTACCAAGATTTGCATCCAagtttgaagtcttgcttcCTACACTACTCCCTCCTCCCCAAGAGCACATGGTTCTATCTTGATGAAATTGTTGGCATGTGGATTAGTGAAGGATTTGTTCATGGAAACTGGCATGACTTAGAAGAATTAGGGAGACAATACTATGAAGAGCTAATACTGAGGAATCTTATAGAACTGGATAAAAAGTACATTGATCAACAAGTCTGTAACATGCATGACGTTGTTCGCTCATTTGCCCAATATGTGGCTAGAAATGAAGCACTAGTGGCTCACAGAATTGAAAGTGGTATTTTTGATAAACTTAATTCACAAAAGTTTATTTGGTTATCAGTAGAAACCACAGGATCAGAATCAAATGAATTAGAATGGAGTTCTCTACAAGCACAGATATCAGTGAGAACAATGATATCAGTTGGGCATATAAAATTCAAGCCCAGTGATTTATTGCTATCTTTTTCACGTCTAAGGATCCTGCATATACAATCTGCAGAATTTGACACATTGGCTGAATCTTTCTTTAGATTTAAACACTTGAGGTACTTGTCCATAAAACATACCAACATATCTAGACTACCAGAAAGCATTGGCAAGATGAAATTATTGCAGCACATTAGCCTTTTCGGTTGTAAATGCCTGGTGAAACTTCCTGGTAGCATCGCAAAACTACAACAGTTGAGGCTTCTTAACCTTAGTGGCACAAGTATAACCCATATACCTAGAGGTTTGGGTGTTCTAACTAATCTGAGGAAATTATATGGGTTTCCAGCCCAGATTGATGGTGACTGGTGCAGTTTGGAAGAATTGGGGCCTCTCTCCCAGCTTATTGATCTTCATATAAGGGGTCTGGAGAATGTACCTTCTTCCTCATTTGCTTCAAAGGCCAAGCTTAGTGAAAAAGTGCGCCTAAGCTATCTACGCTTAAGTTGCACTAGTGGACATGGCCATGATGATGGGTTGGTAAAAGATAAAGAAAGAATCTTTGAGGAACAGCAGAGAGTAATCGAGGAGGTGTTTGATGAGCTATGCCCTCCATCTTGCCTAGTGAACCTTGCAATTTTAAGGTACTTTGGTCGGAGGCTCCCAGCATGGATGACGTCAACAGCAGTTGTGCCCTTTGGGAATTTGAGGATTCTAACAATGATAGACTTGCCTTGTTGCATGGAGCTCCCAGATGGCCTGTGTAAGCTCCCATGCTTGGAATTCCTACAGATTGACCGAGCCCCATCAGTCAAACACGTTGGGCCAAAATTCCTAAAGCCATACCATCCAGAGAACTTAGGTTCTGTTGTTGAGTTTGAGGTGTTGGAAAGCCCTGAGCTGGAGAGAATCTGTAACCTCCCAAAATTGCAGAGGCTTTGCATCTCCATGTGCCCAAAGATTAAGGAATTGGACGGTCTGTCTGCATTAGAGATGCTTAAGCTAGAGGATTATGACATGAATACTCTCCCCGGATACTTGCAGGACATAAATCTAAGGCATTTGCAGATATATTGTGACATATCACTGCTCACATCCATAGCCAATGGGAAATCTAGCCCTGAGTGGGATAAATTCCAACACATCCAGCAAGTCAATGCATATGCAGATGATGGCAAAGACATCGTTCCAAGAAAATGGTATGTGTCGTACACAAAAGATCCTTTCAGCTTTGAGACAAACTATATCAGTCCTACCTTCGTTTCAG GgcatggagaggaggagcagggaaGTGCGTTGCGAAGAGCAAGGAAGCCCCTGCCGCCCACCCGCTGCCTTCGTCGCTTCCCCAGTGGACCAGAAAAGTGA
- the LOC101761049 gene encoding long chain acyl-CoA synthetase 9, chloroplastic, whose translation MNPYFFGFILPFVASLLLTKRKSEKKRGVPVDVGGEPGCAVRNHRFERPVESHWEGVSTLAELFEQSCEQFAYMPLYGTRKLIARELEVAPDGRSFEKLHLGNYEWKSYADAFKTVCNFASGLLRVGHLKDERVAIFADTRAEWQIALQACFRQNIAVVTIYSSLGEGALCHSLNETEVTTVVCGRKELKKLVDISGQLDTVKHVIYINEEGVSTEVSLAEKCTSWTIKSFEEVESLGLERPVEANLPLPSDTAVIMYTSGSTGMPKGVMMSHRNVLAVVSAVMTIVPYLGKKDVYLAYLPLAHILELAAEAIITGVGASIGYGSPLTLTDTSNKIKKGTRGDASALKPTLMTAVPAILDRVRDGVRKNVDAKGGLAKKLFNIAYSRRLAAVNGSWLGAWGLEKLLWDMLVFQKVRAILGGRIRFILAGGAPLSGDTQRFINICLGAPISQGYGLTETCAGGTFSEYDETSVGRVGPPLPCSYIKLIDWAEGGYLTTDSPMPRGEIVIGGPNVTKGYFKNEAKTNEVYKDDERGMRWFYSGDIGRLHPDGCIEIIDRKKDIVKLQHGEYVSLGKVEAALSVCPYVDQIMIHADPFHSYCVALVVAAHSELKGWASKQGITYRDFADLCQKQQIVKEVLQSLAKAAKQARLEKFEIPAKIKLIPEPWTPESGLVTAALKLKREIIKKAYEKDLAQLYS comes from the exons ATGAATCCCTATTTCTTTGGTTTCATTCTCCCTTTTGTTGCGTCTCTGCTGCTCACCAAGAGGAAATCTGAGAAGAAGAGGGGAGTGCCGGTCGATGTGGGTGGAGAGCCTGGGTGCGCCGTCCGCAACCACAGATTTGAACGGCCCGTCGAATCGCACTGGGAAGGGGTTTCCACGCTTGCTGAGCTATTTGAGCAATCATGCGAGCAGTTCGCCTACATGCCCCTATATGGCACCAGGAAGCTCATTGCAAGGGAGTTGGAGGTGGCTCCTGACGGGAGGTCCTTTGAGAAGCTTCATTTGGGGAACTATGAGTGGAAAAGCTATGCTGATGCATTCAAGACTGTGTGCAACTTTGCTTCTGGCCTACTGAGAGTTGGGCATCTGAAGGATGAGCGTGTTGCTATTTTTGCTGATACTCGGGCTGAGTGGCAGATTGCGTTGCAG GCGTGCTTCAGACAAAACATTGCAGTTGTCACAATCTATTCCTCTTTGGGGGAGGGAGCGCTATGTCACTCACTAAATGAG ACTGAGGTAACTACTGTTGTCTGCGGACGGAAGGAACTGAAAAAGCTGGTTGATATAAGTGGGCAACTTGACACTGTGAAACATGTCATCTACATTAATGAAGAAGGTGTATCAACTGAAGTATCCTTGGCTGAAAAATGCACTAGCTGGACCATTAAGTCATTTGAGGAGGTAGAGAGCTTAGGACTGGAAAGGCCTGTTGAAGCAAACTTGCCTCTTCCATCAGATACTGCAGTGATTATGTATACAAGTGGCAGCACAGGAATGCCTAAG GGAGTCATGATGAGCCACCGCAATGTCTTGGCTGTAGTTTCAGCTGTTATGACCATTGTGCCTTATCTTGGCAAGAAGGATGTGTATCTGGCATACCTTCCACTAGCACATATCCTTGAATTGGCAGCTGAG GCAATCATAACTGGTGTTGGGGCTTCAATAGGATATGGATCACCTTTGACCCTGACTGATACAtccaataaaataaaaaaggggaCTCGAGGTGATGCTTCTGCACTGAAGCCAACACTAATGACTGCTGTACCTGCTATACTTGATCGTGTTCGTGACGGTGTACGAAAAAAT GTAGATGCAAAGGGTGGGTTAGCAAAGAAATTATTTAATATCGCCTACAGCCGTCGTCTAGCTGCTGTTAATGGAAGCTGGTTGGGTGCATGGGGACTAGAGAAGCTCTTGTGGGATATGCTTGTCTTTCAGAAAGTTCGTGCAATCTTGGGAGGAAGGATTCGCTTTATCCTTGCAGGGGGGGCACCTTTGTCAGGGGACACTCAGAGATTTATCAATATATGTCTTGG GGCTCCAATATCGCAAGGATATGGTCTGACTGAAACTTGTGCTGGTGGGACATTTTCAGAGTATGATGAAACGTCCGTTGGCCGTGTTGGTCCTCCTCTGCCTTGTTCATACATTAAG TTGATAGACTGGGCTGAAGGTGGATACTTAACAACTGATTCACCAATGCCTCGGGGTGAAATAGTTATTGGAGGTCCAAATGTAACTAAAGGCTACTTCAAAAATGAAGCAAAAACAAATGAAGTCTACAAG GATGATGAAAGAGGCATGCGGTGGTTCTACTCTGGTGACATTGGGCGCTTGCACCCAGATGGCTGTATTGAAATCATCGACCGTAAGAAGGACATTGTCAAGCTTCAACACGGTGAATATGTATCTCTAGGAAAG GTGGAGGCAGCTTTGAGTGTGTGCCCATATGTTGACCAGATCATGATCCATGCTGACCCCTTCCACAGCTACTGTGTCGCCCTTGTTGTAGCTGCACACAGCGAGCTGAAAGGCTGGGCCTCAAAACAAGGAATCACGTATCGTGATTTTGCAGATTTGTGCCAGAAGCAACAGATTGTCAAAGAAGTCCTCCAATCTTTGGCAAAG GCTGCTAAACAAGCGCGACTGGAGAAGTTTGAGATCCCAGCCAAAATCAAGCTCATACCGGAGCCATGGACGCCAGAGTCAGGCCTCGTTACGGCTGCCCTCAAGCTCAAGAGGGAGATAATTAAGAAGGCATACGAGAAGGACCTTGCCCAGTTGTACAGCTAG